From the Hordeum vulgare subsp. vulgare chromosome 1H, MorexV3_pseudomolecules_assembly, whole genome shotgun sequence genome, the window TGTGTGGGAGCTATATTGCTTCATTGCTATGATGATACAATTCTTTTAATCGGTAAATAGTTATACTGCCAGTTTTAGAGTCCAAAGATCATAAATCTATGTTATGTACCAGATATTTACTTTGTTATTAAAGTACATTGCATGGAGTTTTGTTAAGGACCCTTAATCTTGACTTGCCCCTGGGCCCCGTATATCTGTGGGCCGGCCCTGCTTGTAGGCTGCTGGTTCATGGAGAAGAGGAAGGCCCTGGACATTGCATGGAAATGTCCAGGTTTGTATTACATTTTGTGGTAATTTTATTGTACCTACTAGTCTACTACCTACTGCTTAACTGGTCGACCATGAATCACGACTAATCTAACTAGTCAGGAGCCCCCTCCCCCAAACGACTCAGCGACTCAAAGAGCGTGGAGCAGAACTAGATGGAGAGTTGAATGGTGTCAAATTATGCCCTGATGCACCTACTGTTACAAACCTTTTTTCTCACATGACTCACTGATTTTAATGAAAccaaactctggaaatgttgcatGTCTGAAATCAGTGTTGAAGGCTTATTGTTTGGCCTCAGATGATTAGTGTGGATAAGTCCACCATTTTCTTCAGCCCAGGTTCTGATGTTAACACAGGGTGCAAGTGTTTTCTACCTTGGGTATCATGACGGAGGCCCTAAATGATAAATACTTAGGGCTCCCTACAGCTGTTGGGCTTGAAAAAACCAATTGCTTTCAATATGTTGTGGACCGTTTAATTCTGAAAATGAATGAATGGAAGGAGAGAGGGGTAAAGAAATTATGATTAGATCAATAGCacaagcaataccatcatatgcaATTTATGTCTTCAAAATTCCTAAAGAAAATTACAAAGGAATCAATGACACGATTGCACAATTTTGGTGGGGTGACAATGCTAATCATAAGAGAATGCACTGGTTCGCCTGGTGAAAAATGTGTGTTCCAAAGATGAAGGAAGGAATGGGATTCAATTCCAAATTGGAGAACTCAGTTGATGGTGTATAAGGACCTCAATAAATTAGCTAAAAGTTGTAGGAAACTTGTTACAGGAGATCAACATCTCCTTCACTTATCTTCAATATATTCCATTCTCACTTATAGCAATGTTGCACTTGTGTCACTGTACGCGCATAAATACGCAACCATCTAGGACTACCTCACTAAGTATGATGAGCCGTTCAGGTATAGGAAAACCTGAAGTATCACTTTTTAGATAGGTACTCTGATCTTAAGTCCTTCTGTAGCCGATCTTTTGACTCCACTTTGGCTGATAGTATAACATCATTGATAAAACTCTTGTCCGGGAACTCATCCGGCACAAGGCTTCTGTACACATCAAATtgctcgtctgcctcctccttttTGTCCAAAAGTGCATATACAATGCCCTGCAACGAAGAAACACAGCGGACAGAGAGGCTTCAGAACGGGAGCCCGAGAATATGGCAAACCTGCAAATGGTCAACGAATACCTGGCAAAGATGAGGCCGAAAATCTCTTGGATCCTCGTTAATAAGAGTTCTCAATTTCTCTGATGCAACATCCAGGTCACCCTGCAGCGCCAGGAAGGTGGGAATTCCATTAGAAATCAGAAAACGTGCCGTGTGCTCAGGGCTTTGGTATGATCTGTTACCTTGACAACATGCATCTGTGCAATCAGAAGCTTTATGTTGCGCTCTTCCGGGACCCTCTCCTCGGATTCTGCGAGTTGCAAAGCTTTCTCCAACATCTCGAAAACAGTTGGACCTTCGAGTCTTTTATGCATGCACAATGCGAGTCCCtgcaaaaaaaggaaaatgtGGAAAGGAAAACATCAGCTAGGTTTGTAAATATCACACCAGGAAGGGCTACAGTAAAAAAAACAAGTTTCACGAAAAACAATCGACAAAGGGCCCTTTATTACTTAAAAGGTTTAAGCATCATACCCGGCTTCTGCATAACTAACACGCCAAACGAAGTCCTCACACAAAACCAAAAATAAAAAGAGGCGAAATACAAAGAACCATGTAGAATCGCATTGCAAATTTGCAATCTGTCCTTGTTATAAAATCAGAATGGCAAATTGCAGTACCGCCCGGTGCATGCTGCAAAGGCTTGAAATACAAATGTGTATCAAACATCTCTCACATAAGAACTCTGCTACAGCTGTGTTTCCCTTGTGGATTTATGCGTACTAGGGCTTACACCAATAGTAACATCAGCTGTCAATCTGTCATCCAATACATAAACAAGAAGAGCCTCCTTATAGTGCATATGTACAAACAAAATCATTTGACCTTCACAAAATGCAAGACCTAGTTTtggttccctcttttttttttgacAATAGTTTTGGCTCCCTCTTAATTAACTGTAAATCTACTGATTAGCACCAGCCATCAAAGATTAGACAGTATGAGAAATTTTAGCATTGTAACAAAATTCGCATCTAGAAGTTGGCATGCTCTAACAAAAATTACAACGATTTGCAACGATGCTCATGGCACAATTACTCTTCTCTTGATCTCCTACCAGTAGTGATTTCATTTCCCAAAATCTTCTCCTAACACTCATAGAGTGCGACCAGTCtattcatcatatatatcaagagCAAACTGCAGATAAGAGAGAAAGCGTGTGCGTGTGTGTACCCACATGGAGAGCCCGGACGAGGAGGGGCTTTTCCGCGAGGACCTCCTGGAAGAGCCGCTCGGCGGTGGCGATGTCCCCCTTGAGCTCGTGCAGCAGCGCCTCCATGAGCCGCCACTCCACCTCGCCGGGCTCGGCCTCCCGCAGCTGTGCCGCGTAGCGCAGCGCGCCGCCCCAGTCCTTGCGCCGCATCCTGGCGAAGAGCACGCACTTGAGCGCGTCCACGTCGCCCGGGTCCTCGCTCAGGACCTCCAGGTACATCTGGAcctcgtcgtcgtcctcttcctcctcctcctcgtcgcttgGCTGCATCcaggccgcctccacctcctcctcctccttccgaaACCACTCCGCCTCGTCTTCCTCTTCCTGATCCCCTTGGTCGGATTCTTCTTCCTGCTGTCCCTTCGTGGCGTCTTGCGGTTGCTGCGTGGGTGGGGGAGGGGCGGCGAGTGACGGGAGGGGGCGCCGGACGACGGAGAGGGAGAGGATGGAGACGACGAGCAGGAAGAGCAGGGTTCTCGAGGCGGCCGTGATTGATGAGAGGAGGTTGGTGGCGGGGGTCTTGGAAGAGGACGGGGTGGAGAAGCGCCGGCGTTCGGCAGGGAGAAGGCAGCAGGCGGGCGAGCGGTGCGGGTTGGTGGGGAACGGGAGCGAGGGAGTGGTGGTGGGCTTGTGGCGGGAGAGGCGGCGGAAGGGCACGAACGATGTGTTAGCGGTGGACAAGAAGCTCATCGCCATGGCCGGAGCTGTGGCCACGACGAGGCAGGGGGATTGCAGTGGCACACTACTTATGGAGTAGGGACACTTTAACCTCATGTTGTTCCACGGCATCAAAAATGACTACAAAAATGAAAATAGCATCTCAAGTTTATAAgagcaagtactccctccgttcctaaatataagactttgaaaagatttcactatagactacatacgaagcaaaatgaatgaatctacactttaaaatatatctatatacatccgtatgtagtttatagtacaatctctacaaggtcttatatttaggaacgggggaGTACAATAAAACAAATTATAAAAAATGTCACATCAGATTTATATCTAGTTAGAAAAGAGGGAAGAGAAAGAGGAAGAGAAGCGGGCTACGGACAAAGTTTACGAGAGAAGAAATGTGTCATATGTTAGGCCTTGTTTGGAATTACAATAaactatgataatctggattatgaacataggttgtataatctggtttataaaaataatttaggtgggcatgtttggaggtcagattatataaactgtaatccatgttttacattgcataattacATGTCTATCCTTTGTTTTTTTAAAGAAGAGGGTGcagtggtaggaatgtaattatctccaactttacaaggataatgggtcattagcaatcaattcataatctg encodes:
- the LOC123427106 gene encoding protein SLOW GREEN 1, chloroplastic-like, which codes for MPWNNMRLKCPYSISSVPLQSPCLVVATAPAMAMSFLSTANTSFVPFRRLSRHKPTTTPSLPFPTNPHRSPACCLLPAERRRFSTPSSSKTPATNLLSSITAASRTLLFLLVVSILSLSVVRRPLPSLAAPPPPTQQPQDATKGQQEEESDQGDQEEEDEAEWFRKEEEEVEAAWMQPSDEEEEEEDDDEVQMYLEVLSEDPGDVDALKCVLFARMRRKDWGGALRYAAQLREAEPGEVEWRLMEALLHELKGDIATAERLFQEVLAEKPLLVRALHGLALCMHKRLEGPTVFEMLEKALQLAESEERVPEERNIKLLIAQMHVVKGDLDVASEKLRTLINEDPRDFRPHLCQGIVYALLDKKEEADEQFDVYRSLVPDEFPDKSFINDVILSAKVESKDRLQKDLRSEYLSKK